The Papaver somniferum cultivar HN1 chromosome 6, ASM357369v1, whole genome shotgun sequence genome segment cctcctaatcgtttcatctcacaggaaccctaggttaggagttgatgaaataggtgaggttagaggataaatcgaaggcatgggtagcatcagcagacgacaaggaagcatgggtgagagctatcaatcgttttcagagattaggtaaggattttttgtaaaaccctaatttcactgatttggttttggaatttttttgttgtaactataaaagggtgttaggggttgtaaaattcggcatctctgggctagccagtgagcaatatttgcagttcaatattaatttcgaaattcattttcaattcatccttgttgaatctctcttatgcataaaggttgaatgtgaattgtatgttgtggaatgtggagcatgtttatacctgttagtatcatgattacaagcatgtccatgttctaattcacttgctagggtttagaggaagctcttgatcatatgctaggaatgttaatgtatttgtatgttctttattgagctgaattgccttaggatgaatgcttaaccatttgggctacctgcttgtgatcacctgtgctgttagaagacagctgatactaggagtggagctaggtatttggccaagaattcaatccactagagagattgccttaagctaaactagctagagaagctaaatgcctgtgattagttgtgctgattaaagacaactgatgctaggggtaatttggttaggatagttagtagaatcctcattgtagtctttcatgaaagaacaagacatacattgcatcataatttccttagcctagggtcaagtagtggaatcaaaaaccttagtaccttcttttgaattcagataactttagaaatttagaaaactttagcaaatcctccaagtccctgtggacaaacctctttttacattctatcttcatcaagaccctgtatacttgtaggtaaaacataggttgtagtttttaggtctcattccttgagctaccagggagacatattgatcctttgatagacatgtctgtgggagacagatttgtttattgtcaaagactgcgattttgggtcgtagcaactcttagttgtggatgagatcagctaagggaatcaagtgtgcagtatcctggtgggatcagagacgtaggggcataactgtaccttggatcagtgggagattgattggggttgaactacagtccagtccgaagttatctcttggagtaggctagtgtctatagcggcttcatacagtgtgtgttcaatctggactaggtcccggggtttttctgcatttgcggtttcctcgttaacaaaatttctggtatctatgttatttctatttgtttatataattgaaataatacaggttgtgcgtttgaattaatcaattggaaatccgagctttggttgttgattgatattgattgatccttggatattggtctttggtaccatccaagttattccttgtatttgattagaactcacagttcttgctttagtaaatcaaatcaagaagagagatataaactcgttgatatacttttaattgattgagtcttgttgattctcttaaaagtatattcgagtttgtccatacagattgctaagagaaatattgggtggtgttgttagacccctgctttttcaatatcaatcacctcacaataatcttaatcgactagcgaaacaagatatcgtggaatcacaaaggatgagacgaagatgtttatgactacttttctatctttcctatcggagaaattagtctcaagccaatccttacgattgtactcaaatacgatagaaacaacaagatcagatcacgcaactatatagaagatagttgggtctggcttcacaatcccaatgaagtcttcaagtcgttaacctacagggtctcgatagaaacctaaggttaaaggagaatcaactctagtatacaactagtattacacaggaggtgtggggattaggtttcccagttgttagagttctcctttatatagtcttcaaatcagggtttccaatctaagttaccttggtaacaaagcattcaatattcactgttagatgaaaaacctgattagattcaagttaatatctttcaaccgttatatcgaacttatcttgttatacacacatgaaatgcacgttcatttagagAAGTTCCTATggagtgaaaaaactatcaactttgttcattttgctcctgTTGAAACAATTTCTGAATTATGCgggaaaaataatcacaaaaaataaacaaaactttgtTATGGCCGAGTCGCTGACTAGGTCACTTTCTTTAAGACGtctcgcggctctgcccaagattgtgcaagcagttcttcaatggcgcgtcgtccccaggataaaacaaccgagatcaatctcttacacaattactcttgcacggtgagaggatgtgaaacttctacacttcattcttgctcagaaactcttTTAGAAAAATCAAGGGTGCTCAcacacttttttttctttctagccAAAAACATTTTTCCTTAAAACTCAAGAGACATAAAAATGAAAAACTCtctctatataaaaaaaaagaaagaaaaatgtttcaacaaCTCTCTAAATTCTTTTCATCAAAATCTTATTTTTAATAGTCAAAGAATTAAATAAGATTAAATTAAATGCATTAATAAGTTGGTAGTTAGCATCATTAACCATTTCAACAAAAAACGATTTTTGAcattaaaaatgaaattaatttattctttaaaggaagaataaatgtcacaataaaaccatttaaatgagacactaatttattggaaattaataatgtttttaaaacatatattcccaacaatcccccacttatatttttcaaaacattgagcatGAACGTATAGAGATGTGCATAAGCAAAGATgtctcgcgacttgaacctttaaTAGTGTTAATAGGCTCTCTAAATatctgaccatagagtgaacacAAGTATTGAACTCTAGAAGATAAGAAGATCGcttaacacacacgactatactagtgtaaagtctaaagacAACACATTATGGCCATgtgcttgtatcccagtttaatgaatgatctagagaactgcccatattctcatagaaagcggccacactttcacatccacataggtgagtttaTAAAGAGTACTCATGAAAGTACccaactataaatagagatataaacatcattaagagtttaaaagttaaaaattaaaaaggaaactcAACCTtactcgcttcaggatatcatgtcgtgggatgaattcttcaaaagcatgattctcgcatctccatatTACCTATAACTTCGtatagtccctttgaacctatttctaggttgggtatgcATCACagatgactcaatctcaatggtcatcaacctcatccctaagatgtactcacatcttcttatcaatcctttcgtcaaaggactaatGAAAACTCTTTTCAGACACTATATAATCAATATTCTCATAAAATCAACTCTTATAGTTGTCGTTACGTTTTCAATTAATGCattagccgcggtactatcgcattgGATTGATATGTCTGTTCCTTTATCTATTAGAGGATCGAATCGCtccatcccttaaaggattcatctgaaaggatgtccaatcagcttcgcaatatccttaaaggattgcagTAACTATTTATATAGTGTATTTTTCGGTATAAggtgtgtttgaaacacctcataaccttctcaaaattttaccaattttccatactaggattcgtaaatctgaatataaaacccccactgCGGAAGTAATATATTAAACCCCCACTACAAAAACAATTTTACATATATATAGTCAGTCACGTAGCAAAGAAACATACTGATTTACCgtactcatgtctagtgcaatcacatACAATTTCAAAAGCATTAGCACTAAAACAAAGAATGAAAGCTTGTTTAGAGTCAGACTATATATATACTTCTATCTCTAtttaaaattctattttcattgaaatgaaataGATCCAAAGAAATAGAAAATTTATTTCAAAAACATATATACACATCTTCAGTCAAGTCAAGAATACATGACACAGTTTGGATAAACTTTGCCTAgctaaagagtggtcaggattgGTCCTTGGCAAACATAAATCTATGGTTGTGGTTGATTCCACGAAAACCTGTTCAGATTTCTTTTGGATATGTTATATCTCAGAGGGTGTTCTTAACAAATGAAAATCAGAAACAAAACGGGGAAAGGGGATGTGGAGAAAATCTTGGAATTTTTCTATTACTCTTTGTAAATCTCAATAAGTTAATTTAGAAACCATGGCTGCATCTGAAACACCCtttattttatctatcttgagTTTTTTGTTCAACCAttttgtttgaaaaaaaaatgattttatcaGGTTTGTTCTTCTCTTTGTAAGGTTTTTTTTCCAGCCATTTCTCTCTGTGTCATGTAATTAACTCCCGTCCTCtatttgtacatttgttggtccaGGGGGAATGAAAGCAACTTTTGATCATAACAACTTCAAAATCTACATGGGTTGTACTGATAAATCTTACGAGGTATctcctttcttttgttttttcttgatTACGTTTTTGTTAGTTGTGAGATTTTTTTTATGTGAtacttgatgatgaggatggaaAAAATTGTGTTGGGTATCATTTATTTATTGGGTATTTTGGATATTAGGAGTGCACTTAATCTGTTTGATAAAAGGTTTAAACCAAGGTAAAGAGATGGAGACTGTTGATTGACCAACGGTGCTTCAAACTTGAATTCTGACCTAGCTAATATGACTACATGAACCCTGTTATATGTAGGATCTTGCTACCTTTACGGTCAGTCAGTGATCATAAATTGTGGTTATGCTGGCATTTCAGCCTCTCGCGCTTTAATGTGCCTCCATTCACGTATGAATTGTCTCGATTCATTATTTGGATTGTTGTTCTCAGTGTTTTTTCATGTTGTGTCGCACCATCTTGGGATAAACTTGGTGGTAAGTAGGTAACTACTCACATGGTTTCCTGTTCACGCAGGTGCATTATGGTTTGgttttacttttctctctcctgtgtAAGTGACCCTTATGCTTTATAATTGTAAACAATTATTGGATCAATTTTCATTCCGCTTCTGGTTGTGTGTTCGTTGCAGGTTAAGTTGTACAGAAATGATTAGTACACCGAAGGAGTGCACCGCAACTTGTACCGTGTGAGTGGGGTGGTGGGACCCACTCATGCCCCACTCCACATCCCAATATTGAGAAGCATTGCCGGGACCGTCCGATCCCCATGCGGTACATTTCACGGTACATTCCTTCGGTGAGTGTATCACTGCTGTAAGTTGTATATCAATTATTCGAATAAGTGTTACATTATATCAGGTCTGACTCGACAGCATTGTGCCTATGACCAAGGGAGACGGGAGATGTAAATGTTAGATAAATTGACGGTTATGCTTGATCCCATATAATGTAACTGTTATTCTCTCATCAACTGTTAGTGCCCCTCTTCCCAACTAATGAAATGCCATCATTTTCCCTACTCAAATCAAACTATTCCTCTCCCTCCTTGCTGCATGTCTAGGTTTACATGCCCTTCACGCTTCACCTGAATTAGATACATTTATCGATTCTCTCTccatatttattttttatgttttagatttaagtgaatcaatcgattgaatatatatatatatatatatgtattgcctTATTTTCAATTGATTCTTTTCTGTGAGATCGGAGAGGTAATTGGTTTAAGTTTTTCCCCCTTAGGGAGTGGGTTCTAAAGAACATTCCTGActtattcattttttatttttgaatttatgTTTGACATAATCTGTTAGAACGATTGATTCTGTGTCGATGTGGGTATGcaaatttcatttgagtcatgaaTATTAATTACTCATTTGAGTTAGTATGAGCCTTTTAGGTTTCACATATATGCATCTCAACCTTATTTGGGTAGTACTTGCACTAGGTTTCACATATATGCATCTCAACCTTATTTGGATACTTCTATACAAGACCACTAGATTTTGGATTATATAACTTTTGGAATTTTTGGATTCATATGAAATATTTGCCCCAAGTTTTATTAACATATTTAAGGTGTTCTTTTGGTGTTGGTTTTTGTAAGATTTAGTTTGAACATTGTGAGTTGCAGAAACTTATGCGTTCGCTGCAATCCTTTTGTGTTTGGATATAAGAAATTTTATTTTAAGAAACAAATCCTATAGATGTTGTATGTTTAGTTTGATCATACTGATTAGGACCAAATAGAATTGATCGTAGAGATCTACCTGAACTTTGACATCCAAAAGGTATATATTCTTGACCCACTCTCATTGAGAATACAGATGGTATTGCAACATGTATTGAGATGCAAAAACATTTTCTTAAATGTATACTAAGTCTGGAAGCTCCAATTCCAGAACAACCACTTTTTATTGCTCCTTCCCAGTATCTATGGTGTGTGCAAGGCAGCGATGGTTTGTAGCATATTATCATACCTTTGTTTCTTTTACTTTAAGCTGCAATATTAATCAAAAGATGTTACATAGGTATCATTAAAATCCAgaaaaaccaagagttgttaGCCTTACCAGTAAGCATCTTTGCATTGTAGAGGTAAGATTTGATTTCTAACatcagatgattttttttttttgatagagttGTTCCATTCTTGCACTGTCTATCAAAATGTACATACTCACTTTCTCAAGTTCTTAGGTTGCAAACCTCTGACGAGAATTAAAAGTTTGTTGTTTACTCAATTCATCTACAAACATTAGTATCCATATATGTTGTCATTAACGTTGTTGTTGTGAATGTGTTTACACCATTACTAAGATATCGTCGTTAGAATGAAAAACAAGATAACACCATACATGCAGTGTTGAAATAATAAGTTGTGTATTACAAAATATTCAATTCATGTGTAAAGATTTCGTCTCAGCCCTTTGAACACGTGTTTCACAAAATAGGAACACTTGACATGCATTTTTGTCCATCGTTAAAATTTTACATGCCAAGAATTGGGGTTCGTATGCTTATTGGTTTGTAATTTCTACTCGAGTGTAACCCTGATATAAAACATCCATCTTCCATAATATGCCCATCTGCTCATTTATTATTTAAGTTACACAAAGAGCTTTTGATATCTTGAAATTCGGCTATATAAACCTCTGGATTATCTTTCACGTTGCATCTACTCCTTAAGTAAGCGCGTCCTTCGTTTACAATCTAAGCATCTGTTCTTGGTTTTATCTTGGTTGTTCACATAGTTCCAGGTATATTTAGGTGTCCCTATTGATCGGCCTTGACATTTTTATTCTATCAAGCATATGGTGTGGTATTTATCCATTTTTCCATGCTCATGCAGATGCTTCGAGTGGGTTTCCAGATTCACTGCAATCCCTCCAAAAGGCTTTCAGGGCTGCTGGCATCACCTACAAGACCTTGGACCAGCTTCCCGAATTGGTGAAGGGTATCCATGGAAAACTCAAATATGGATATTTAGAAAATGGAATGAAGTGGATTTCATGGGAAACAATTATATCACCATCTTGGATATTCTGTTTCTCGACGAAAATGTGAGTTTTTCCTCAATCCTATTATTAAAATTGGGTGGCACCATTTATTTACATTCCTAAAATAATGTAACAATAGGTTGTCAATGGGGTGGAAATTCAAGGCTCACTAGCATCAGTGTGGTGAAGTTACCTAACACAGAACGCACCACCTCCATCTGATTTGTGAAACATTCAAGCGTGAAAATGTCTCTCATTATGATGATGATCAAGATCAGCCCAACAAAATGAAATCCCTGCAAAAAAGTTGGTGACGACACATCCAtgtatgtctttggttaagtatgattcaTCTGTAGTAATTTATCTTTAGTGATACGGAAACCACAATACAGATGTGAACTGCTAGAACTTTGAAGCAGGATCCTATATTATGTTATCCCTTTTCAACCATTTATCTATTACTGGATTTATGGCTTTGTGCTCTATAAATTCGTACCaagatttttttaatattttgttcaGATGTTTGTTTAAATTCAAGTAACCTTTTACAGTATGACTGCAAAATTGTTCAATTTGGTTAGTACCATTGTTACACTCACATTACATCACTACACGTAAATCATGGATAAGTTTGGTGTAAACTCAAAAACTAGCGGCctctgttgttgatgaagatatgTGTTAATAGTATGAATGCACAATTAGTGGGCAACCGTATTATGCccgtgccattatggcacggGTTAAGTCCAAGTCTTTCATATGAAATGGTAAACTAAtcatgttctcaatttcattttcatcctataagttaCAACAAAAATTCATCAAATCACTTATGCTTACAAtacaaagagtattgtgcatttcactttcattaattctgaaatcattcgaatgaatcaagtaaacaatttttttttattgttttaaagttgatttcagaatataaatgataacttatccaacttatatgattcttttattgtagaaactacacagttttccatgcttgctttacatagattctcatctttaacttacacaaaagtatatatttctacttatgactataacaaatcatacatcgtagaaacaacatcaacaaaacaagcatgtaagttattTAGCGACATGAATGCAAGAGTCAACAATTTTCCGTTTGCTTGTCTAAAAATAATAGGCTCATAAAACCTTTTTTCCaaagatttaattttttttgaagaacaaAGTTACTCTCTATAGAAGTTATTTTATAAAatataagaaacaaaatattcatgactaaaatttaATCTCACCATATATATatgcttttctaggttcattttagtgaattacttgtcacATTCATTTTTCTAGTCCCTCTAATTTGAATCAAAGTTGGTAAAAACATAGGgtatggaacccccactatttttttaactcaaacaagaatttcaaaacaatatccaaagatcCCATGTGAAAAAATAATGAACCAATGATCTAAACCCAAAATGTTTTGCAcaatatagagaataaaaattcaaacaattttcgtGAAAGCAACATTACCTAATTCACTACTCAATAATCATATTTGATAACAAGACAAGTTACTCGaagcatctttataaaattctcaaatattttatttcatccaatatcattgcaagttgcgtaagatttgaaaatgtacatgcttttatgagttaggtaaggttacatacatgttactcaaagaattcaccaagtttataagaaaatataacatgctcatattcatcactaactcatTGGTTTCTAAAAGCATACAAAAActcatatttcaaatattcaaaatccaattcatgttatgataaatttttaatattatattcaaacattttatccataaccTATCACTTGTAGTAGTGCAGTGATCAAGctcaacaaatttctaatctcaatcttgtTAATAACAAGATAGGCGGAAACCAGAATTATTTctcatttcggaagtatgaacatctttaacaagattattctacccaaagtaaactttgaGATTGTACCAATACCAaaaatcctagtgatgtgagtatatctcaacaccactttctttaaAATGATTTGGTTCAACTTTTGAACTATAGgtccataacctatcaaaacaaacatggtgtaaaacaccaatatataccaacctctcaCTGTATCCATaattcacattaacttagcttgaaaggcgttgttaataacattttATATCCTTGCAATGCCATGCAAGAATAGAAAATAACTTCATAAACAATagtatgttcatttcttggtgagagttgatattcacatttgttttg includes the following:
- the LOC113288738 gene encoding uncharacterized protein LOC113288738 — encoded protein: MILSGGMKATFDHNNFKIYMGCTDKSYEVHYGLVLLFSLLYASSGFPDSLQSLQKAFRAAGITYKTLDQLPELVKGIHGKLKYGYLENGMKWISWETIISPSWIFCFSTKMLSMGWKFKAH